CACTCGGCGCAGACCCTGCTCGACGGGCAGGTGATCGGGCTCGACGAGCTCGCGGTGCGCTTCCCGACCGAGCGCGATCAGCTCGTGCGCACCGCGGCGCGCTGGTTCGAGGGCACGAGCTACCAGTGGGGCGGCGTGACGCCGTGGGGCGCCGACTGCTCGGGGCTCGCCCAGACCGTGTTCGGCATGCACGGCATCTCGCTCCCGCGCGACGCGTGGATGCAGGCGAAGACGGGGCGCGACGCGGGTCACGACCTCGCGGCGCTGGAGCCGGCCGACCTGCTGTTCTTCTCCGACCGGCCCGACCGGCTCGTCACGCACGTCGCGATCTCCGCGGGCGCCGGCCGCGTGGTGCATCTCGCGCTCGGCCGCGGCGGCTTCGCGTACGACGACCTGCTCGACGAGAACGATCCGTACGCGCGCAAGCTCGCGCAGCGGTTCGTCTGCGCGCGCCGCTACTTCTAGCGCGCGATGCCGGAGCTGCCGGACGTCACGGTATACATCGAGTCGCTGCGTCCGCGCGTCGTGGGGCAGGTGCTGGAGAAGGTGCGCGTCGCGAACCCGTTCGTGCTGCGCTCGGTCGATCCGCCGCTCGCGGAGCTGGAAGGCAAGCAGGTCACGGGCGTGCGGCGCATGGGCAAGCGCATCGTCCTCGAGCTGGAGGGGGAGCTGTTCCTCGTCGTGCACCTCATGATCGCCGGTCGGCTGCGGTGGAAGCCGCTCGGCGGCAAGGTGAAGGTGCCGCCGTCGCTCGTGCTCGCCGAGCTCGCGTTCCCCACGGGCACGCTCGTGCTCACGGAGGCGGGCAGCAAGCGCCGCGCGTCGCTGCACGCGGTGCGCGGCACCGACGGCCTAACGCCGTTCGACCGCGGCGGCCTGGAGCCGCTCGACGCGACGCGCGACGCGTTCGCCAGTCGGCTGCGTCTCGAGAACCACACGCTGAAGCGCGCGCTCACCGATCCGCGGCTGTTCAGCGGCATCGGCAACGCCTACTCGGACGAGATCCTGCACCGCGCGCGGCTCTCGCCGCTCGCCCTCACCGCGCGGCTCACCGACGACGACGTCGACCGGCTGCACACCGCGACGTCGCACACGCTCGCCGAGTGGACGCGGCGGCTCCGCGCCGAGGTGGGCGACGGCTTCCCCGAGAAGGTCACCGCGTTCCGCGCGGACTTCGCGGTGCACGGCCGCTATCGCCTGCCGTGTCCGGACTGCGGGGCGCCGGTGCAGCGCATCCGGTACGCGGAGAACGAGACGAACTACTGCGCGACGTGTCAGACCGGCGGCCGCCTGCTTGCCGACCGCGCGATGTCGCGCCTGCTGCGACAGGACTGGCCGCGGTCGCTGGCCGCGCTGGAGGAGCACGTGGAGTCGCGCACGGTTCGCCGGGAGGGTGGGCCCGGTTAGCTTCCGGCATGGCTTCAACGTTTCGGAGTGAGTGGGCGCCCGACCGGTCGGAGAGTGCTCCGCGGTCGGGCGTCTGGCTCACGGAAGTGATGCTCGTCGGGATGGCGCTCGCGTGGGGCATCAATTACAGCGTCGTGAAGGTCGCGACGCACCACTTCGAGCCGCTCGTCTTCAACGCGATCCGGATCGCGCTCGCGTTCGTCGTGCTCGGTGCGATGGCGTACGGTCTGCGCGACCAACTGCCCACGTGGCGCGACCGGCGGCGGCTCGCCGTGCTCGGCGTGCTCGGACACGGCGTCTACCAGGTCGGCTTCGTCGAGGGCGTGGCGCGCTCGAAGGTGGGCACGGCGGCGCTCGTGTTCGCGGCGAGCCCCGCGTTCATCGGCATCGTG
This DNA window, taken from Gemmatirosa kalamazoonensis, encodes the following:
- a CDS encoding Fpg/Nei family DNA glycosylase; protein product: MPELPDVTVYIESLRPRVVGQVLEKVRVANPFVLRSVDPPLAELEGKQVTGVRRMGKRIVLELEGELFLVVHLMIAGRLRWKPLGGKVKVPPSLVLAELAFPTGTLVLTEAGSKRRASLHAVRGTDGLTPFDRGGLEPLDATRDAFASRLRLENHTLKRALTDPRLFSGIGNAYSDEILHRARLSPLALTARLTDDDVDRLHTATSHTLAEWTRRLRAEVGDGFPEKVTAFRADFAVHGRYRLPCPDCGAPVQRIRYAENETNYCATCQTGGRLLADRAMSRLLRQDWPRSLAALEEHVESRTVRREGGPG